CCTCGGAACTCGGCGGCCCCAATGCGCTGGGCAAGACGCTGAACATTCCCCTGCCGCCCAATACTTCGGACAAGGGTTTTCTGCATGTCATTGACCACCTTGTGCTGCCGATTCTGGAAGACTTCAAGCCGGACCTGATCATCAATTCGGCAGGGCAGGACAATCATTTTTCCGACCCCATCACCAACATGAACTTCACGGCACGGGGCTATGCGCTGCTGAACAGAAAGCTCAATCCCGATATTGCCGTGCTTGAAGGCGGTTATGCCATTCAGGGGGCGCTGCCGTATGTGAACCTCGGCATCTGCCTTGCCATGGCCGGTCTGGATTTTGACCACGTGATCGAACCGGATCTTAACCCCGCTGCCATTGAGCAGAGCCCCAAAGTGACGGAGTATATCGAAAAGCTTTCTGAAGAACTGCTGCACCTGTATCGCAATCCGCCGCCGGCCCCCCGACAAGGTGAGGTGAGTGGAGAGTTCTTTGTCCGTACCAAGGATATCTATTATGATACCGACGGCATCAGGGAAAGTCAGGTGGAGTCCGTTGTCATGTGTCCGGATTGTTCCGGCACCCTCAAGATAGACACATGGTCCACGGTGAATCCGCTCAGCGTGGGCATACAGATTCCCATAGACGCCTGCGACCGCTGCCTCGGCATCGGCCACCGTCTGCTTGAAGAAGCCCATGTGAAGGGCAACTACCGCTACATACAATGCATCAACCGTAAGGAAAAACAGTACACGCATTATGGGTTCTAGCGCATCCGTTCCCGTCGGCCATGGAGTCGGCATGTCAGGTTCAAGGTTTCCGGCAGGCAGCGTCCTGCTCCTGTTGGTGATCCTGCTCTCTGCCGCCGGCCTGAGGGCCGAACTGCGGCCCGATGTGAAGCAACTGGCTCCGCTTGTTGCCACCGGCCAGTGGGATAAGGTGAAGGCGGAAGCACAGACAGCCGTGTTTTCCGATATGCTGACCGATGCGGAAAAGTCCGAGGCGTATACCTATATGGCCCTTGCGCATGTGCAGCAGGGAGAACCCGGTCCCGCACTGGATGCCGCCGACAAGGCCGTGCAGCTGGATAGCGATAACGCCCGCGGCTGGCTGATGCGGGGAACCGCCTACATGATGCTCCGTCAGCTGGCTCCTGCGGAAAAGGACTTCGGCAAAGCCTTGCAGAAAGATCCCGCCATGTGGGAAGCCTGCCGGAATCTTGCCGAACTTTCTCAGGCCCGCGGCGATTTTCCCATGGCAATGGAATGGTTCGGCAAGGCAGTGGTTCTTGCCCCTGCCAATGTGGACCTTTCCATGGAATATGCGCTGCTTCTGCATTCGCTCGGGTTGCATGCAAAGGCGGACGAAATTCTTTCCAACGTCATAGCCGAAGTCGGAGAAACGCCCGCGCTGCTTAATAACCGTGGTATGATACGGCTGGCACAGGACTGTTACGATGATGCACTTGCGGATTTTTCCCGCGCCATAGCAATCAATCCGGCCTACGAAGAGGCGCTCATCAACCGCGGCAATGTGCTCAGGGCCTTCAAGCGCTATGATGAGTCGCTGGCGGATTTTGCTTCGGGCCTCTCCATGCATCCCGGTTCCGTCAAAATGTTTATCGGCAGGGCCTACACCCATGCTGCCATGGGCAAGTATGAGGACGCAGCCGCAGACATGGCTTCGGCCTACAGTCTGGGCAATGTCGATCCGTACGTGCTTAACGAATATGCTTGGTTCCTTGCCACCTGTCCTGACGCGAAGGTGCGCGATGGTGCCCGCGCCGTGAAGCTGACCAAGGAAGCCATAGAGCTTTCCGCCGGTCCCATTCCCGGCTATTTCGATACATTGGCGGCCGCCCTTGCGGAATCCGGCGATTATCTCGGAGCCATTGAAGCGCAGAAACAGGCCATTTTCATAGGTCAGCAGGCAGGACTCTCCGAAAAACAGCTCGCAGACTGGAATGCCAGGTTGGAAGGCTATTCGCAGGGCGTTCCATACCGCAATAATTTGCAGTAATATTGCATAAATGATTTGAAAGTAATAAGGATATAGTCATGGCTCGCAAAAAGACTCCCGCAGAGGACGTGGTGATTGACACCAAGGCCGTCACTCCCGCTTCAGGGGAACCCCGTTCTCCTGTCGATACCTACTGGACCCTGCGTTTTGAGGAATTGAAGGAAGCGCTGGAGGCCAACAATTTTGAAGTATTCATCGCCGATACCGCTGCCGCTGCGGGGGCGCTGTTCATGGATACCATTCTGCCGACGCTGAAGGGTGCCAAGACCGTTTCGTTCGGCGGTTCCATGACCCTCGTCGCCACCGGCGTGGTGGATGCCGTGCGCGCCAATCCCGATCTTGAAGTCATAGACACCTTTGACACGTCCCTTACTCGCGAAGAAGTGCTGGCCCGTCGCAGGCTTTCCCTGTTGGCGGATGTATTTCTCACGGGCACCAACGCCGTGACCGAATGCGGCAAGTTGGTGAATCTGGATATGATAGGCAACCGCGTGGGGGGCATCAATTACGGCCCGAACCATGTGGTGCTGTTCATCGGCCGCAACAAGGTTGTGGACACCGTGCAGGATGCCATGACGCGCATCAAGGAATACGTGGCTCCGGTAAACGCCATGCGTCTGAACAAAAAGACCCCGTGCCGCCAGACATCTCGCTGCATGGACTGTTCAAGCCCGGACCGCATATGCAATGTATGGACGATTACGGAAAAGTCGTTCCCCAAGGGGCGCATCCGTATTGTACTGATAAATGAAGATGCTGGATTCTAGGAGCGTCTGAAGCAGCATAGTTGACCATCATACCGGCAGTTCTCTTCGCAGAGGGCTGCCGGTCGTGTATGGAGGCGCGCGTAGATTGCCGCGCGCCGTTGCCGCGACTTCAGATTTCCGGCGGGAGAGAGATTCCTGTGCATGCGTTGCCGCCGTGCAGGAAAGAGTGTGCCCCGCGCATGCGTCCGTTTTCTCAGGGCGCTGTTTCGAATACAGGGAGGAAAGACCGTTCACCGCACACCGTAGCCAATCCAGCTCACACGGCCCGGAACTTCGATGCTGCAACCATTCATCACCGGACGGAGAGATATGTTCCTGAACGAACACCTGAGCAAGATTTTGTTTGGCGAGGCTGGAATCAACGTACCCCAGGGGGTGCTGCTTACCCCCGATACCGTGGAGGTGCCTGCCTCCATTCCTGCCCCATGGTACCTGAAGGCGCAGGTGCTCACGGGCGGGCGCGGCAAGGCGGGCGGCATACTGCGTGCCGAAACGCCTGAAGCCTTCCGCGAATGCGCGAAAAAAATATTCGGCATGACCATCAAAGGGCATAACGTGCCCTTCATCCGGGTGGAACCGGCAACGGATATCCGCAAGGAATGCTATCTTTCTTTCATCCTTTCCCGTGAACGCAAAGACCTGTTGCTGACCACCAGCCGCGCAGGCGGCATGGAGGTGGAAAATGCCTCCGGTCAGGAAAAACCCCTCATTCAGCGGGTTCCCATTGATGCAGGACTCAGAGATCACCACCTTCGTGCAGCCTTTTTTGAAATGGGCGTGGAAAAGGCCCACTGGCCCGGGTTCCGCGATCTGGCCACCAAACTTTACGCCGCCGTGCGTGACAATGGGCTGCTGCTTGCGGAAATTAACCCCCTCGTGCTGACAGGAGAAGGCGAGTGGGTGGCGCTGGACGGCAAGGTGGAGCTGGATGACAACGTGGTTGAAATGCGCGCGGAGACACTGGAGAGATTCTACACACCCGAGCATTACTCCCGCGAGGAAACCCTCGCCCGCGAAGCCGGACTGAGCTACGTGGAACTCAAGGGCTGGGTGGGCATTCTCGTGAACGGGGCGGGGCTTGCCATGGCCACCATGGACCTGCTCAACTTCAACGGCCTGACTGCCGCAAACTTCATGGATCTGGGCGGAGCTGCCAACCGCGAGCGCATGCAGCGGGCGCTTGACCTGCTGTTCCGCAA
This region of Desulfovibrio subterraneus genomic DNA includes:
- a CDS encoding histone deacetylase family protein; the protein is MLQAKNSLGVIFFPAFDWAISPTHPEREERLLYTQDQLREEGLFDIEGITEYKPEIATREDVERVHFCIPDVSSVCTKSHLISAGGAIKAAQLVMEKKKDKAFALVRPPGHHAMKVVHGNRGFCNINIEAVMLEHIREQYGPLRVAIIDTDCHHGDGTQDVYWHDRNTLFISIHQDGRTLYPGTGFPSELGGPNALGKTLNIPLPPNTSDKGFLHVIDHLVLPILEDFKPDLIINSAGQDNHFSDPITNMNFTARGYALLNRKLNPDIAVLEGGYAIQGALPYVNLGICLAMAGLDFDHVIEPDLNPAAIEQSPKVTEYIEKLSEELLHLYRNPPPAPRQGEVSGEFFVRTKDIYYDTDGIRESQVESVVMCPDCSGTLKIDTWSTVNPLSVGIQIPIDACDRCLGIGHRLLEEAHVKGNYRYIQCINRKEKQYTHYGF
- a CDS encoding tetratricopeptide repeat protein yields the protein MSGSRFPAGSVLLLLVILLSAAGLRAELRPDVKQLAPLVATGQWDKVKAEAQTAVFSDMLTDAEKSEAYTYMALAHVQQGEPGPALDAADKAVQLDSDNARGWLMRGTAYMMLRQLAPAEKDFGKALQKDPAMWEACRNLAELSQARGDFPMAMEWFGKAVVLAPANVDLSMEYALLLHSLGLHAKADEILSNVIAEVGETPALLNNRGMIRLAQDCYDDALADFSRAIAINPAYEEALINRGNVLRAFKRYDESLADFASGLSMHPGSVKMFIGRAYTHAAMGKYEDAAADMASAYSLGNVDPYVLNEYAWFLATCPDAKVRDGARAVKLTKEAIELSAGPIPGYFDTLAAALAESGDYLGAIEAQKQAIFIGQQAGLSEKQLADWNARLEGYSQGVPYRNNLQ
- a CDS encoding lactate utilization protein; translated protein: MARKKTPAEDVVIDTKAVTPASGEPRSPVDTYWTLRFEELKEALEANNFEVFIADTAAAAGALFMDTILPTLKGAKTVSFGGSMTLVATGVVDAVRANPDLEVIDTFDTSLTREEVLARRRLSLLADVFLTGTNAVTECGKLVNLDMIGNRVGGINYGPNHVVLFIGRNKVVDTVQDAMTRIKEYVAPVNAMRLNKKTPCRQTSRCMDCSSPDRICNVWTITEKSFPKGRIRIVLINEDAGF